The following proteins come from a genomic window of Malus sylvestris chromosome 4, drMalSylv7.2, whole genome shotgun sequence:
- the LOC126618476 gene encoding uncharacterized protein LOC126618476 isoform X2, whose amino-acid sequence MEQKKRSILGDHRSEQTAGHLNPMYSREKGNVEVADPKANKLSTGTSSNFEREPTFWKLDKSKPNEDESGHHRSLRQLQRTNHGKSFHEPQICASGSNGGDCAMSVHLSFLSNPCNEL is encoded by the exons ATGGAACAAAAGAAAAGATCTATTCTTGGAGATCACAGATCCGAACAAACAGCAG GACACTTGAATCCGATGTATAGCCGAGAGAAAGGAAATGTTGAAGTTGCAGATCCAAAGGCAAACAAATTATCAACTGGCACATCGTCGAATTTTGAAAG GGAACCCACATTCTGGAAGCTTGACAAAAGCAAACCAAATGAAGATGAGTCCGGTCATCACAGATCCCTACGGCAACTGCAACGGACGAATCATGGCAAAAGCTTCCACGAACCCCAGATATGTGCATCTGGGAG taatGGTGGTGATTGTGCAATGTCAGTTCACTTAAGCTTTCTATCCAACCCATGTAacgagctttag